The Lichenihabitans psoromatis genomic interval TCGGTTGCGGGCGTTCGACGCGCGAGATCGCCGCCACGGTCCTCGGACTTATGGCAGCGGGGCGGCTCAAGGCCGTCCTCCAGGGCACGTTCCCCCTGGCGAAGGCGGCGGACGCGCAGGCGCTAATGGAGAGCCGCAACTTCTTCGGCCGGATCGTCCTGCAACCGGAGGCGTGAGCCTCGATGCCGATGCGCTTGAAACCGCATCGGCAACATATTTCGCTCAGAGAGCCGCCCGGTAAATCGCGCGTGCGTCGTTATAGGTCATGTTTCTGGGATTATTCTGGAGCAGTCGCGTCTGCGCCATGGCATCATTCGCCAGATCATTCACGTCGGCCGCCACAATGCCAACCTCACCCAGTGTGGAGGGTATGGCGGTGTCGCGCATCAGGCCAGCCAGGCCATCGATGAACCCGTCCACCTGCTCGGCCTGGCCAAGCCCCGCCAAATGCGGGAACGCGAAAGGCGCAAGCGCGGCGTAACCAGGCGCGCAGGCGCTGCGGTTGAATCGCATCACATGGAGAAGCACCACCGCATTCGACATGCCATGCGGCACGCCGAAGCGGCTACCGACCGGATAGGCGAGCGCATGGACCGCGCCGACCGGCGAGTTGGCGAATGCTTGTCCGGCTAGCATCGCGCCCAGCAGCATCGCACCCCGCGCCTCTACGTCTGCTCCGTGATCCACGGCACGCCGCAAATTCGAGGCGAGCAGGCGGATGGCTGTTTCGGACAACATCCGCGACAGTGGATTATTGCGGGGGCTGATGGACGTATAGGCCTCGATCGCATGGACCATGGCGTCGAGCCCAGTCGCCGCCGTAATCGCTTTCGGTAGTCCGATCGTCACGAAAGGATCGAGGAGGGCGACATCGGGGATGATGAGGCGGGACGACACGCCCATCTTCTGGTGGTGACCCGTCGTCACGATCGCGATCGGCGTCACCTCCGACCCCGTTCCGGCGGTCGTCGGCACGAGCATCAAAGGAAGGCGTTTCCCAACGGCTTTGTCGACGCCGTAAAGCGCCTCCAGCGGCTGTGATCCTGGCGAGATCAGCGCTGCCAGTTTGGCAACGTCCATCGAGGAGCCGCCGCCGAGCCCGATGATTCCCTCGACCCGTGCCTCGCGTGCCATATCGGCCGCTGCCTGAACGATGCTGGCGGCCGGATCGGCTGTTACCGCATCGAAAACAACCGGCGCGACGCCGGCGGCTTCCAGGCTCTTCAGCGCATCAGTCACGATCGCGCTGGACGCGAGCCCCCGATCGGTGACGATCAAGATGCGGCGCCCGATGCGGTCGGCCGCCAGTGTGCCGATCCGCTTCAGGGCGCCAGCCTCGCAGATAATGGTCGGGACCGTGTCGAAGGTAAAACCGTCCATGTGCCCTCAGGCTAGAGCGTTGATCGGGATGTCGATATCCAGCAGCGGTGCATGCTGCTGCGCGCCGTAGACGTCGGTGTCGCCAAAATCGCCCGCCGGGATCTTGCGCGGTACAGTCGCTTTGAACGCCATGGCAGCATCGTAAATCGTGAACTGCACCTGGTCCAAGTCGACCTTGTAGAGCTTCGCAAAGAGTTCGGCGTTGATGACGCCTGTCGCCTTCACGTCGCGAAACATGGCGGCGTCTTCAAAGACGACGTCGATGGTGAAATGGAATGGTCCGGCGTTCTTGCTCTTGCAGACCTGGGCGATGCTGCCGATGCGGGCCATTGTCAAACCGTCTCGTAGGTAATGGGAAAGAGTTCCGTCGGCGACATGGCCTCGACCGTGTGAAACACGTTGAACCGGTACATCGGGCCGACGTCGATGTCCGACGGCGAGAACGGAATGGCCATATTTCCTTCCTTGCAGAGGCGCCCAGCAAAATCCGAATGCAGCATCGTGAGCCGCGCCATGCCGATCACGGCCGCCGCCTGTTCCTGCGTCTCGCAAACAGCCTCCACCACAAAGCACAGCTCGTGGGCCGGCGTGTTCGCAAGGGGTTCGAGATCGCCCATGACGCCGTTCAGGCCGTAGCTGCGGATGATCAGGCGATAGGCCTCCGGTGCGATGCCGAAGGCGGCCGACTTGTCGGCCACGACCTCACGGACTTTGGCGAGATACGGCTCGATATTGGCGATCAGGACCGGATCGCGTGTGGCGCAGATGGTGATCGATCGAAACCCGGCAAGTTCGACGCCTTCAAGCTTTATGGTCAGGCGCTCTGCCGGCTCCCATCGCATACCGGAAATGCGAACGGCGCGATCGGAGACGGCATCGAAGCGACAAGCGGACGTATCGAGGATGCCGCCCGGTTCGATATGCCGAATGGGGCTGGAATTTTCATGCAGCGCGAAATTGGCGACCGACAAGGGCGTGCAGCGCCGGATGGGATTGGTCGGCTCACATTCGACATATCCGTCGCCGACCGTGACGAACAGGCAATCCTCTTTCTTGGGAAGCGCTGGTTCCGCGCCGCATTCCAGCATCTTGCCAGCGTACCAAGCCTCGGCATGCCCCAAGCCGCCGCGCAAAACAGCGGCCGCCCATGGTGCCGGGTCGGTACTGCGTCCAGCGATGATGACCTGTGCGCCGGCATCGAGCGCGGCGCGATAGGGTTCCGGGCCCATCAGCCCGACAATACGGGTTGATGCTTCGATTGTCCGGCGCGTCAGAGGAGGCAGGCCTGCCAGGGGCTTGGTCTGACCGGCTTCGGCTCGCGTCGCGAGCAGTTCCTTATCCTGTTCCGAACCAATCAACGCCATCTTGAAGCCGAGCTTGTCTTCCGCCGCGATCTCGCGTGCGATCGCTGCTGTCGCCTCGAGATGCGGCTGCCCGCCGGCGCCGCCCGCCGTGCTGATCACGACGGGGACGCCATGGTCCGAAGCGGCGCGCAGCATGAGTTGCAGGTCGCGTTTGACGGCGCGCGGAGAGGTGAAGCCTTTTCCCGAGCCGAGATAGTAAGGGCCCGGGTCGACGCTGCCCGCATCTGCGCCGATGAGGTCAGGACGGCGCGCCATCCCGCGCGTGAGGGACTCAGCCGGAAATCCATAACCGAGGATAGCGGTCGTCGAAAGCAGGCGAACTTCGGCCAAACGGCTTACTCCACGGATGGGCGATAAGCCTTTCTCGTCTACTGTCGACAGAAAAGTCAATGCTCAATCTCGCGTTTATGCCATTCGGGCTCCGCCGTTCACGGCGATGGTTTCGCCATTGATGAAACTGGCTGCGTCCGACGCGAGAAAGACCACGACGCTGGCGACTCCTTCGGCTGTTCCCAAGCGTCCCGGCAGTGTTTCCAAGGCAATGGCCCGCAACTCCTCGACCGCGTGTCCTTCGAGAGCCTGATCGGTCAGGATCATGCCCGGCGCGACGGCGTTCACGCGGATACCTTCGCGCGCAACATCCAGCGCGACGGCCCTCGTCATGGCATCCATGCCGCCCTTGCTGGCGCTGTAATGTACCCCCCGGGCCGTTCCGTAAGCAGCAACCGAGGACATGTTGATAATCGAGCCAGCGATGCCGTCCGCGCGCATATGCGCGACGGCAGCCTGAATCACGAAGGTGCTGGCTCGAAGATTGACGTCCAGCGTCATGTCCCAAAGATCAGGCGACAGGGCGGCGAGGGACGCCCGATGAAAGATGCCGGCATTGTTGACGACGATATGGAGCGGTCCCATCGCGTCCCGCGCGGCGTCGACAAGCTCACGCGCGGCGGATACATCCCGCAGATCTGCCTGTATGGTCACGCATTTGCGACCGAGCAACGTTATACAGGCGGCAAGCTTCTGGC includes:
- a CDS encoding iron-containing alcohol dehydrogenase, with the translated sequence MDGFTFDTVPTIICEAGALKRIGTLAADRIGRRILIVTDRGLASSAIVTDALKSLEAAGVAPVVFDAVTADPAASIVQAAADMAREARVEGIIGLGGGSSMDVAKLAALISPGSQPLEALYGVDKAVGKRLPLMLVPTTAGTGSEVTPIAIVTTGHHQKMGVSSRLIIPDVALLDPFVTIGLPKAITAATGLDAMVHAIEAYTSISPRNNPLSRMLSETAIRLLASNLRRAVDHGADVEARGAMLLGAMLAGQAFANSPVGAVHALAYPVGSRFGVPHGMSNAVVLLHVMRFNRSACAPGYAALAPFAFPHLAGLGQAEQVDGFIDGLAGLMRDTAIPSTLGEVGIVAADVNDLANDAMAQTRLLQNNPRNMTYNDARAIYRAAL
- a CDS encoding DUF4387 domain-containing protein, whose translation is MARIGSIAQVCKSKNAGPFHFTIDVVFEDAAMFRDVKATGVINAELFAKLYKVDLDQVQFTIYDAAMAFKATVPRKIPAGDFGDTDVYGAQQHAPLLDIDIPINALA
- a CDS encoding acyclic terpene utilization AtuA family protein, encoding MAEVRLLSTTAILGYGFPAESLTRGMARRPDLIGADAGSVDPGPYYLGSGKGFTSPRAVKRDLQLMLRAASDHGVPVVISTAGGAGGQPHLEATAAIAREIAAEDKLGFKMALIGSEQDKELLATRAEAGQTKPLAGLPPLTRRTIEASTRIVGLMGPEPYRAALDAGAQVIIAGRSTDPAPWAAAVLRGGLGHAEAWYAGKMLECGAEPALPKKEDCLFVTVGDGYVECEPTNPIRRCTPLSVANFALHENSSPIRHIEPGGILDTSACRFDAVSDRAVRISGMRWEPAERLTIKLEGVELAGFRSITICATRDPVLIANIEPYLAKVREVVADKSAAFGIAPEAYRLIIRSYGLNGVMGDLEPLANTPAHELCFVVEAVCETQEQAAAVIGMARLTMLHSDFAGRLCKEGNMAIPFSPSDIDVGPMYRFNVFHTVEAMSPTELFPITYETV
- a CDS encoding SDR family oxidoreductase, with the translated sequence MMMILKGKTALVTGAQKGIGRATAMMLAEAGADIAVHYFDDEAASQKLAACITLLGRKCVTIQADLRDVSAARELVDAARDAMGPLHIVVNNAGIFHRASLAALSPDLWDMTLDVNLRASTFVIQAAVAHMRADGIAGSIINMSSVAAYGTARGVHYSASKGGMDAMTRAVALDVAREGIRVNAVAPGMILTDQALEGHAVEELRAIALETLPGRLGTAEGVASVVVFLASDAASFINGETIAVNGGARMA